The window GCAGAAAGGATGGGCCCATGCGCTGTTTGCCGATCCGCGAGCCGATACCATCATGGCCGACTTGCAAGCGAGCGCCAACAACCTTAAGCTGGTCTCCTCGCGTCTGGCTCAAGGGGAGGGGACGCTTGGCGCCCTCATCGATGATCCTACGCTGTACGAGGATCTATCATCCCTCTTGCGGGGAGCGAATCGCAGCCGGATCCTGCGAAGCCTGATCCAGTCCACCCGGCGGTCCGGCGCCTCCGACGAGCCGCAATGAGTACGCCCTCTACAGTATCGGTGATCGTCCACGGGCATTTCTACCAGCCGCCGCGTGAGAATCCCTGGACCGATGGAATTGAGCAGCAGCCGTCCGCCGCCCCAGCCCACGACTGGAATCAGCGGATAGCTGCGGAGTGCTATACCCCGAATGGATGGGCCCGACTCCTGGACCACGAAGGCCGGATCGTCAGGCTGGTCAATAACTATGCGGGCATCAGCTTTGATATCGGGCCGACTCTCTTCCGATGGCTCGAGCGCGAGGCCCCCGAGACCGTTCGCCGCATGATCGAGGGCGATCGTGATAGTGTGATCCGGTGTGGCGGCCATGGCAATGCCCTGGCCCACCCGTACGTTCACGCCATCTTGCCGCTCGCCGACCCAACGGACCGCGTCACACTGATCACGTGGGGGATCACTGAGTTCAAATCCCGCTTCGGCCGCGAGCCGGAGGGAATGTGGCTTCCGGAAACAGGTGTGGATCTGTCGACACTCATGCTCCTTCGTGAATACGGGATCCGTTATGTCGTCCTCGCGCCCTGGCAGGCGACTAGGGTTCGCCCGTTGAGAGGGGAGCAGTGGCGTGAACTAGGCTCGAACTGGATCGATCCCTCGCGCCCGTACAGGTGTCGTCTGCCGCATGGGAGCGCCATCGATCTGTTTTTCTACGATGCGGACCTGTCGCGCGCCATCGCCTTTGAGGGTCTGCTGCAAGGGCCCGATCGCCTCGCCGGACGGCTCGCCGAGGTCGCCCGCAGCTCGCCCTCACGCCTGCACATCCTCTGCACCGATGGCGAATCGTACGGTCATCACACCCGATTCGGAGAGCGCGCACTGGCTGTTCTGCTGGCAAAAGAGACTGCGCCGAAAGAATTCGCGGTCACTAACTTCGGGGCCTATCTCGCGAGCGCTCCCCCTACGCATGAAGTGGTCATTCGAGAGGGGAGCGCCTGGAGTTGCGCCCATGGCCTGGGACGCTGGAAGGAAGACTGCGGGTGCAGCACCGGCGGCCAGCCGGGCTGGCGCCAAGGCTGGCGGGCCCCATTCCGAGAGGCTATTGACGGCCTTCGCAACGATCTGCACCGACTCTTTGCGGAACAGGCAGGTCGGTTGTTCACCGATGTCTGGACCGCAAGAAACGATTACATTACCATACTCCTCGATCGGAGCCAGCCCTCAATTGAGCGATTTTTCAGCGCGCACAGTCGCCGATCGCTCTCGGCGCAGGATAGAGCGGCGGCGGCGCAACTACTGGAGATGCAGCGGCAGGCCTTGCTGATGCAGTCCAGCGACGGCTGGTTCTTTAGCGATATCTCCGACATCGAGGCCGTGCAGAACCTTAAACACGCGGCGCGGGCTCTCGACCTCGCCGCTGTCTTTGCATCGCCGCACCTGGAGGCGCGATTCCTGGCCAGGCTCCAAGCCGCGAAGAGTAATATCCCCACCGAACGCGACGGCCGGCGTATCTGGGAGATGCGGATTCGTACAGCACGGGTTGAGCTCACTCGCCCAGTAGTCATTTACGCAATACGATCGCTGGTGGAGAACCTGCCCGAGCCCTATCGCGTACACACCTTCGACCTCCACCGGCTGAGCCTTGAGCGCTTTCCTCTCATGAATGGCACAATGATCGCCGGCGGCGTCGAGGCCTGTTCAACCCATACACTGGAGCGCAAGGAGTTCGGATTTGTCCTGAGATGGTTAGACGCCGATGGGATGGCCGGCTATCTTTTTCCCTGGAGAGGAGAGGATGATCTCCAGCGAAGGCTGGAGGCGTTTAAGGGTCAGGTTGAAGGCGTATCGCTGCCGAGTGATACCCCGGCAACGCCGATTTCACTAAAAATGCTTTCTCCGGAAGAGCGACAGGAGGTCTTAATGGCGCTCTACAGAGGGTGGGACGTGCTCCGCAAACGCTACGATGAGCTGACGACACGAACCCAGGGGTTACTCCGCGCTTTCTTCGACGGCGAACTCTCTCCCCCTGCGACACTGAGGGCCCCGGCTGAGTTTACCGTGGCCCGCAACCTGGAGGAGTCCCTACAGCAGTGGCTATCCGATAGCGGGACCGATCTGTACCGCAGCCTGCTCCTGCTGGCCGATGAGGCGAAGCGACTCAGCCTTCCGCAGCAGGCGTCCCTGCAGGATCTCCTGTCCATGGCATTCGGAATGCGAGTGAGGCGGCTGCGCGAACGTCCTAGCGTGGATAGAC of the Candidatus Methylomirabilota bacterium genome contains:
- a CDS encoding DUF3536 domain-containing protein; translated protein: MSTPSTVSVIVHGHFYQPPRENPWTDGIEQQPSAAPAHDWNQRIAAECYTPNGWARLLDHEGRIVRLVNNYAGISFDIGPTLFRWLEREAPETVRRMIEGDRDSVIRCGGHGNALAHPYVHAILPLADPTDRVTLITWGITEFKSRFGREPEGMWLPETGVDLSTLMLLREYGIRYVVLAPWQATRVRPLRGEQWRELGSNWIDPSRPYRCRLPHGSAIDLFFYDADLSRAIAFEGLLQGPDRLAGRLAEVARSSPSRLHILCTDGESYGHHTRFGERALAVLLAKETAPKEFAVTNFGAYLASAPPTHEVVIREGSAWSCAHGLGRWKEDCGCSTGGQPGWRQGWRAPFREAIDGLRNDLHRLFAEQAGRLFTDVWTARNDYITILLDRSQPSIERFFSAHSRRSLSAQDRAAAAQLLEMQRQALLMQSSDGWFFSDISDIEAVQNLKHAARALDLAAVFASPHLEARFLARLQAAKSNIPTERDGRRIWEMRIRTARVELTRPVVIYAIRSLVENLPEPYRVHTFDLHRLSLERFPLMNGTMIAGGVEACSTHTLERKEFGFVLRWLDADGMAGYLFPWRGEDDLQRRLEAFKGQVEGVSLPSDTPATPISLKMLSPEERQEVLMALYRGWDVLRKRYDELTTRTQGLLRAFFDGELSPPATLRAPAEFTVARNLEESLQQWLSDSGTDLYRSLLLLADEAKRLSLPQQASLQDLLSMAFGMRVRRLRERPSVDRLREAQEVVDLADRMGYALDRPESVILMHELLTYDVPPLIELVLQTESREQCDLVSAVLRLGERFGFSTERLRQRLRPFEERLAADPGLWP